The following are encoded together in the Astyanax mexicanus isolate ESR-SI-001 chromosome 8, AstMex3_surface, whole genome shotgun sequence genome:
- the LOC103025969 gene encoding uncharacterized protein LOC103025969 isoform X37: MLISTMDKSAANRSSSEGFLNISQVADLALGSAGGHNTEIIKQIFYCLKEENTLQEFLETLCNKSKTIEPAVRDFMMNQTFGIISAQFSQFSRADWNDWFCIRLVPLLPSLTAEMLKTIVAKVDCGVYQIIVQGLNMAFENMPLSSQKDITLVLVNYLKQSQKLNGSGTPCKSDTNNSNAWLLINFGKFYIHANLVDLQLLNPDLIKNTTQVSYLNISSEALQNADMMKVVFDRLKEGNALKNVQEFLMVLSNVSKTIQINPVVRDFMMNQTFGIISAQFSQFSRADWNDWFCIRLVPLLPSLTAEMLKTIVAKVDCGVYQIIVQGLNMAFENMPLSSQKDITLVLVNYLKQSHKLNGSGTPCKSDTNNSNAWLLINFGKFYIHANLVDLQLLNPDLIKNTTQVSYLNISSEALQNADMMKVVFDHLKEGNALKNVQEFLTALSNVSKTIQINPVVRDFMMNQTFGIISAQFSQFSRADWNDWFCIRLVPLLPSLTADMLKTIVAKVDCGVYQIIVQGLNVAFENMPLSSQKDITLVLVNYLKQSHKLNGSGTPCKSDTSNSNAWLLINFGKFYIHVNLDDLQLLNPDLIKNTTQVSYLNISSEALQNADMMKVVFDRLKEGNALKNVQEFLTVLSNVSKTIQINPVVRDFMMNQTFGIISAQFSQFSRADWNDWFCIRLVPLLPSLTAEMLKTIVAKVNCGIYQIIVQGLNMAFENMPLSSQKDITLVLVNYLKQSQKLNGSGTPCKSDTNNSNAWLLINFGKFYIHVNLDDLQLLNPDLIKNTTQVSYLNISSEALQNADMMKVVFDRLKEGNALKNVQEFLTVLSNVSKTIQINPAVRDFMMNQTFGIISAQFSQFSRADWNDWFCIRLVPLLPSLTAEMLKTIVAKVDCGVYQIIVQGLNMAFENMPLSSQKDITLVLVNYLKQSQKLNGSGTPCKSDTNNSNAWLLINFGKFYIHANLVDLQLLNPDLIKNTTQVSYLNISSEALQNADMMKVVFDRLKEGNALKNVQDFLSALSDVSKTIQINPVVRDFMMNQTFGIISAQFSQFSRADWNDWFCIRLVPLLPSLTGEMLKTIVAKVDCGVYQIIVKGLNMAFENMPLSSQKNITLVLLNYLKNSWKLSGSDSRCGSDTITSTDWLLANFGKYCVHVSLEDLQSINPEFSKLPSLGLFKESQVYYLNISGSGSSQNTDMIKAVFDQIKEGNALTNLQQFLGAFANSSKTVQLQPALTDLMMNQTFGIISSYFSSFSRAEWDDWFCVKLVPLFPSLTSEMLKTILAKVDCSTYQIIVKGLDMAFDKMSLSKQKDITLVLMNYMKQSQKVSGSGLPCRSDTNTSTAWLLVNFGKFSIHASSDDLQSLSPDFSKVPSLGLYNVSQVYYLNMSSEALQNTDAIKVVFDRLKEGDALKNLQAFLAALANSSKTLQSQPLARDFIMNQTFGIISSRFSNFSRADWNDWFCSKLVPLLPSLTGNMLKSTLTKVDCGVYQIIVKGLNMTYENMSGSKQKEITLALVNYLKDMQKINSSGIPCSSTTNTYTDWVLANFGKYSTSVSQEDLQLLNKGFFKMT; this comes from the exons ATGTTAATCTCCACAATGGATAAAAGTGCAGCTAATAGATCTTCATCAGAGGGATTTTTGAATATATCTCAAGTAGCTGATCTAGCCTTGGGTTCTGCAGGAGGACACAACACAGAAATCATCAAGCAAATATTTTATTGTCTGAAGGAAGAAAATACTTTGCAAGAATTCTTGGAAACTCTGTGCAATAAATCAAAG ACTATAGAACCTGCGGTGAGGGACTTCATGATGAATCAGACATTTGGTATAATCAGTGCTCAGTTCTCCCAGTTCTCCAGAGCTGATTGGAATGACTGGTTTTGTATCAGACTGGTTCCTCTCCTCCCCAGTCTGACTGCAGAGATGCTAAAAACTATAGTAGCAAAGGTCGACTGTGGCGTTTACCAAATAAT AGTTCAAGGCTTGAACATGGCATTTGAGAACATGCCTTTGAGTTCTCAGAAGGACATCACGCTTGTTCTGGTGAATTACCTGAAGCAGTCTCAGAAACTCAATGGTTCAG GCACACCTTGCAAATCGGACACTAATAATTCCAATGCTTGGCTTTTGATCAACTTCGGCAAATTCTACATCCATGCTAATCTGGTTGATCTGCAGCTGCTCAATCCTGATTTGATTAAG AATACGACCCAAGTCTCTTATCTGAACATCAGTTCTGAAGCACTTCAGAATGCAGATATGATGAAAGTGGTTTTTGATCGTCTGAAGGAAGGCAATGCTTTGAAGAACGTTCAAGAGTTCCTGATGGTTCTTTCTAACGTCTCAAAG ACGATACAAATAAATCCTGTGGTGAGGGACTTCATGATGAATCAGACATTTGGTATAATCAGTGCTCAGTTCTCCCAGTTCTCCAGAGCTGATTGGAATGACTGGTTTTGTATCAGACTGGTTCCTCTCCTCCCCAGTCTGACTGCAGAGATGCTAAAAACCATAGTAGCAAAGGTCGACTGTGGCGTTTACCAAATAAT AGTTCAAGGCTTGAACATGGCATTTGAGAACATGCCTTTGAGTTCTCAGAAGGACATCACGCTTGTTCTGGTGAATTACCTGAAGCAGTCTCATAAACTCAATGGTTCAG GCACACCTTGCAAATCGGACACTAATAATTCCAATGCTTGGCTTTTGATCAACTTCGGCAAATTCTACATCCATGCTAATCTGGTTGATCTACAGCTGCTCAATCCTGATTTGATTAAG AATACGACCCAAGTCTCTTATCTGAACATCAGTTCTGAAGCACTTCAGAACGCAGATATGATGAAAGTGGTTTTTGACCATCTGAAGGAAGGCAATGCTTTGAAGAACGTTCAAGAGTTCCTTACGGCTCTTTCTAACGTCTCAAAG ACGATACAAATAAATCCTGTGGTGAGGGACTTCATGATGAATCAGACATTTGGTATAATCAGTGCTCAGTTCTCCCAGTTCTCCAGAGCTGATTGGAATGACTGGTTTTGTATCAGACTGGTTCCTCTCCTCCCCAGTCTGACTGCAGATATGCTAAAAACCATAGTAGCAAAGGTCGACTGTGGAGTTTACCAAATAAT AGTTCAAGGCTTGAACGTGGCATTTGAGAACATGCCTTTGAGTTCTCAGAAGGACATCACGCTTGTTCTGGTGAATTACCTGAAGCAGTCTCATAAACTCAATGGTTCAG GCACACCTTGTAAATCGGACACTAGTAATTCCAATGCTTGGCTTTTGATCAACTTCGGCAAATTCTACATCCATGTCAATCTGGATGATCTGCAGCTGCTCAATCCTGATTTGATTAAG AATACGACCCAAGTCTCTTATCTGAACATCAGTTCTGAAGCACTTCAGAATGCAGATATGATGAAAGTGGTTTTTGACCGTCTGAAGGAAGGCAATGCTTTGAAGAACGTTCAAGAGTTCCTGACGGTTCTTTCTAACGTCTCAAAG ACGATACAAATAAATCCTGTGGTGAGGGACTTCATGATGAATCAGACATTTGGTATAATCAGTGCTCAGTTCTCCCAGTTCTCCAGAGCTGATTGGAATGACTGGTTTTGTATCAGACTGGTTCCTCTCCTCCCCAGTCTGACTGCAGAGATGCTAAAAACCATAGTAGCAAAGGTCAACTGTGGCATTTACCAAATAAT AGTTCAAGGCTTGAACATGGCATTTGAGAACATGCCTTTGAGTTCTCAGAAGGACATCACCCTTGTTCTGGTGAATTACCTGAAGCAGTCTCAGAAACTCAATGGTTCAG GCACACCTTGCAAATCGGACACTAATAATTCCAATGCTTGGCTTTTGATCAACTTCGGCAAATTCTACATCCATGTCAATCTGGATGATCTGCAGCTGCTCAATCCTGATTTGATTAAG AATACGACCCAAGTCTCTTATCTGAACATCAGTTCTGAAGCACTTCAGAACGCAGATATGATGAAAGTGGTTTTTGACCGTCTGAAGGAAGGCAATGCTTTGAAGAACGTTCAAGAGTTCCTGACGGTTCTTTCTAACGTCTCAAAG ACGATACAAATAAATCCTGCGGTGAGGGACTTCATGATGAATCAGACATTTGGTATAATCAGTGCTCAGTTCTCCCAGTTCTCCAGAGCTGATTGGAATGACTGGTTTTGTATCAGACTGGTTCCTCTCCTCCCCAGTCTGACTGCAGAGATGCTAAAAACCATAGTAGCAAAGGTCGACTGTGGCGTTTACCAAATAAT AGTTCAAGGCTTGAACATGGCATTTGAGAACATGCCTTTGAGTTCTCAGAAGGACATCACCCTTGTTCTGGTGAATTACCTGAAGCAGTCTCAGAAACTCAATGGTTCAG GCACACCTTGCAAATCAGACACTAATAATTCCAATGCTTGGCTTTTGATCAACTTTGGCAAATTCTACATCCATGCTAATCTGGTTGATCTACAGCTGCTCAATCCTGATTTGATTAAG AATACGACCCAAGTCTCTTATCTGAACATCAGTTCTGAAGCACTTCAGAACGCAGATATGATGAAAGTGGTTTTTGATCGTCTGAAGGAAGGCAATGCTTTGAAGAATGTTCAAGATTTCCTGTCGGCTCTTTCTGACGTCTCAAAG ACGATACAAATAAATCCTGTGGTGAGGGACTTCATGATGAATCAGACATTTGGTATAATCAGTGCTCAGTTCTCCCAGTTCTCCAGAGCTGATTGGAATGACTGGTTTTGTATCAGACTGGTTCCTCTACTCCCCAGTCTGACTGGAGAGATGTTAAAAACCATAGTAGCGAAGGTCGACTGTGGAGTTTACCAAATAAT TGTTAAAGGCTTGAACATGGCATTTGAGAACATGCCTTTGAGTTCTCAGAAGAACATCACACTTGTTTTGTTGAATTACCTGAAGAATTCCTGGAAACTCAGTGGTTCAG ACTCACGTTGTGGATCTGACACCATTACCTCCACGGATTGGCTTTTGGCAAACTTTGGCAAATACTGTGTCCATGTAAGTTTGGAAGATCTACAGTCAATCAATCCTGAGTTTTCTAAG CTTCCATCGCTGGGACTGTTCAAGGAGTCTCAGGTCTACTACCTGAACATAAGTGGATCTGGATCCAGTCAGAACACAGATATGATCAAAGCTGTTTTTGACCAGATAAAGGAAGGCAATGCTTTGACAAATCTTCAGCAGTTTTTGGGGGCTTTTGCAAATAGCTCAAAG ACAGTACAACTGCAACCTGCGCTGACTGACTTAATGATGAATCAGACGTTTGGCATAATCAGCAGTTATTTCTCAAGCTTTTCCAGAGCTGAGTGGGATGACTGGTTTTGTGTTAAACTGGTTCCTCTTTTCCCCAGTTTGACTTCAGAAATGCTAAAAACAATATTAGCAAAGGTCGACTGCAGCACTTACCAAATAAT TGTTAAAGGGCTGGACATGGCTTTTGACAAAATGTCTCTGAGTAAACAGAAGGACATCACACTAGTTTTGATGAATTACATGAAACAGTCTCAGAAAGTCAGTGGATCAg gctTACCCTGTAGATCCGATACCAATACTTCCACTGCCTGGCTTTTGGTAAACTTTGGCAAATTCTCTATCCATGCAAGTTCGGACGATCTGCAGTCACTCAGTCCTGATTTTTCTAAG GTTCCATCACTGGGATTATATAATGTGTCTCAAGTCTATTATCTGAACATGAGTTCTGAAGCACTTCAAAACACAGATGCGATAAAAGTGGTTTTTGACCGTTTGAAGGAAGGTGATGCTTTGAAGAATCTTCAAGCGTTTTTGGCGGCTCTTGCTAACAGCTCAAAG ACTTTACAATCACAACCCTTGGCGAGGGACTTCATAATGAATCAGACATTTGGCATAATCAGCAGTCGATTCTCCAACTTCTCAAGAGCTGATTGGAATGACTGGTTTTGTAGTAAACTGGTTCCTCTCCTCCCCAGTCTGACTGGAAATATGTTAAAATCTACATTAACAAAGGTCGACTGTGGCGTTTACCAAATAAT TGTTAAAGGACTGAACATGACATATGAGAACATGAGTGGGAGTAAACAGAAGGAAATCACACTTGCTTTGGTGAATTACCTGAAGGACATGCAGAAAATCAATAGTTCAG GTATACCTTGCAGCTCCACCACTAACACTTACACTGACTGGGTTTTAGCCAACTTTGGCAAATACTCCACCAGTGTGAGTCAGGAAGATCTGCAGTTGCTTAATAAAGGTTTCTTTAAG atGACATAA
- the LOC103025969 gene encoding uncharacterized protein LOC103025969 isoform X23, whose amino-acid sequence MLISTMDKSAANRSSSEGFLNISQVADLALGSAGGHNTEIIKQIFYCLKEENTLQEFLETLCNKSKTIEPAVRDFMMNQTFGIISAQFSQFSRADWNDWFCIRLVPLLPSLTAEMLKTIVAKVDCGVYQIIVQGLNMAFENMPLSSQKDITLVLVNYLKQSQKLNGSGTPCKSDTNNSNAWLLINFGKFYIHANLVDLQLLNPDLIKNTTQVSYLNISSEALQNADMMKVVFDRLKEGNALKNVQEFLMVLSNVSKTIQINPVVRDFMMNQTFGIISAQFSQFSRADWNDWFCIRLVPLLPSLTAEMLKTIVAKVDCGVYQIIVQGLNVAFENMPLSSQKDITLVLVNYLKQSHKLNGSGTPCKSDTSNSNAWLLINFGKFYIHVNLDDLQLLNPDLIKNTTQVSYLNISSEALQNADMMKVVFDRLKEGNALKNVQEFLTVLSNVSKTIQINPVVRDFMMNQTFGIISAQFSQFSRADWNDWFCIRLVPLLPSLTAEMLKTIVAKVNCGIYQIIVQGLNMAFENMPLSSQKDITLVLVNYLKQSQKLNGSGTPCKSDTNNSNAWLLINFGKFYIHVNLDDLQLLNPDLIKNTTQVSYLNISSEALQNADMMKVVFDRLKEGNALKNVQEFLTVLSNVSKTIQINPVVRDFMMNQTFGIISAQFSQFSRADWNDWFCIRLVPLLPSLTAEMLKTIVAKVNCGIYQIIVQGLNMAFENMPLSSQKDITLVLVNYLKQSQKLNGSGTPCKSDTNNSNAWLLINFGKFYIHVNLDDLQLLNPDLIKNTTQVSYLNISSEALQNADMMKVVFDRLKEGNALKNVQEFLTALSNVSKTIQINPVVRDFMMNQTFGIISAQFSQFSRADWNDWFCIRLVPLLPSLTADMLKTIVAKVDCGVYQIIVQGLNMAFENMPLSSQKDITLVLVNYLKQSQKLNGSGTPCKSDTNNSNAWLLINFGKFYIHVNLVDLQLLNPDLIKNTTQVSYLNISSEALQNADMMKVVFHRLKEGNALKNVQDFLTALSNVSKTIQINPAVRDFMMNQTFGIISAQFSQFSRADWNDWFCIRLVPLLPSLTAEMLKTIVAKVDCGVYQIIVQGLNMAFENMPLSSQKDITLVLVNYLKQSQKLNGSGTPCKSDTNNSNAWLLINFGKFYIHANLVDLQLLNPDLIKNTTQVSYLNISSEALQNADMMKVVFDRLKEGNALKNVQDFLSALSDVSKTIQINPVVRDFMMNQTFGIISAQFSQFSRADWNDWFCIRLVPLLPSLTGEMLKTIVAKVDCGVYQIIVKGLNMAFENMPLSSQKNITLVLLNYLKNSWKLSGSDSRCGSDTITSTDWLLANFGKYCVHVSLEDLQSINPEFSKLPSLGLFKESQVYYLNISGSGSSQNTDMIKAVFDQIKEGNALTNLQQFLGAFANSSKTVQLQPALTDLMMNQTFGIISSYFSSFSRAEWDDWFCVKLVPLFPSLTSEMLKTILAKVDCSTYQIIVKGLDMAFDKMSLSKQKDITLVLMNYMKQSQKVSGSGLPCRSDTNTSTAWLLVNFGKFSIHASSDDLQSLSPDFSKVPSLGLYNVSQVYYLNMSSEALQNTDAIKVVFDRLKEGDALKNLQAFLAALANSSKTLQSQPLARDFIMNQTFGIISSRFSNFSRADWNDWFCSKLVPLLPSLTGNMLKSTLTKVDCGVYQIIVKGLNMTYENMSGSKQKEITLALVNYLKDMQKINSSGIPCSSTTNTYTDWVLANFGKYSTSVSQEDLQLLNKGFFKMT is encoded by the exons ATGTTAATCTCCACAATGGATAAAAGTGCAGCTAATAGATCTTCATCAGAGGGATTTTTGAATATATCTCAAGTAGCTGATCTAGCCTTGGGTTCTGCAGGAGGACACAACACAGAAATCATCAAGCAAATATTTTATTGTCTGAAGGAAGAAAATACTTTGCAAGAATTCTTGGAAACTCTGTGCAATAAATCAAAG ACTATAGAACCTGCGGTGAGGGACTTCATGATGAATCAGACATTTGGTATAATCAGTGCTCAGTTCTCCCAGTTCTCCAGAGCTGATTGGAATGACTGGTTTTGTATCAGACTGGTTCCTCTCCTCCCCAGTCTGACTGCAGAGATGCTAAAAACTATAGTAGCAAAGGTCGACTGTGGCGTTTACCAAATAAT AGTTCAAGGCTTGAACATGGCATTTGAGAACATGCCTTTGAGTTCTCAGAAGGACATCACGCTTGTTCTGGTGAATTACCTGAAGCAGTCTCAGAAACTCAATGGTTCAG GCACACCTTGCAAATCGGACACTAATAATTCCAATGCTTGGCTTTTGATCAACTTCGGCAAATTCTACATCCATGCTAATCTGGTTGATCTGCAGCTGCTCAATCCTGATTTGATTAAG AATACGACCCAAGTCTCTTATCTGAACATCAGTTCTGAAGCACTTCAGAATGCAGATATGATGAAAGTGGTTTTTGATCGTCTGAAGGAAGGCAATGCTTTGAAGAACGTTCAAGAGTTCCTGATGGTTCTTTCTAACGTCTCAAAG ACGATACAAATAAATCCTGTGGTGAGGGACTTCATGATGAATCAGACATTTGGTATAATCAGTGCTCAGTTCTCCCAGTTCTCCAGAGCTGATTGGAATGACTGGTTTTGTATCAGACTGGTTCCTCTCCTCCCCAGTCTGACTGCAGAGATGCTAAAAACCATAGTAGCAAAGGTCGACTGTGGCGTTTACCAAATAAT AGTTCAAGGCTTGAACGTGGCATTTGAGAACATGCCTTTGAGTTCTCAGAAGGACATCACGCTTGTTCTGGTGAATTACCTGAAGCAGTCTCATAAACTCAATGGTTCAG GCACACCTTGTAAATCGGACACTAGTAATTCCAATGCTTGGCTTTTGATCAACTTCGGCAAATTCTACATCCATGTCAATCTGGATGATCTGCAGCTGCTCAATCCTGATTTGATTAAG AATACGACCCAAGTCTCTTATCTGAACATCAGTTCTGAAGCACTTCAGAATGCAGATATGATGAAAGTGGTTTTTGACCGTCTGAAGGAAGGCAATGCTTTGAAGAACGTTCAAGAGTTCCTGACGGTTCTTTCTAACGTCTCAAAG ACGATACAAATAAATCCTGTGGTGAGGGACTTCATGATGAATCAGACATTTGGTATAATCAGTGCTCAGTTCTCCCAGTTCTCCAGAGCTGATTGGAATGACTGGTTTTGTATCAGACTGGTTCCTCTCCTCCCCAGTCTGACTGCAGAGATGCTAAAAACCATAGTAGCAAAGGTCAACTGTGGCATTTACCAAATAAT AGTTCAAGGCTTGAACATGGCATTTGAGAACATGCCTTTGAGTTCTCAGAAGGACATCACCCTTGTTCTGGTGAATTACCTGAAGCAGTCTCAGAAACTCAATGGTTCAG GCACACCTTGCAAATCGGACACTAATAATTCCAATGCTTGGCTTTTGATCAACTTCGGCAAATTCTACATCCATGTCAATCTGGATGATCTGCAGCTGCTCAATCCTGATTTGATTAAG AATACGACCCAAGTCTCTTATCTGAACATCAGTTCTGAAGCACTTCAGAACGCAGATATGATGAAAGTGGTTTTTGACCGTCTGAAGGAAGGCAATGCTTTGAAGAACGTTCAAGAGTTCCTGACGGTTCTTTCTAACGTCTCAAAG ACGATACAAATAAATCCTGTGGTGAGGGACTTCATGATGAATCAGACATTTGGTATAATCAGTGCTCAGTTCTCCCAGTTCTCCAGAGCTGATTGGAATGACTGGTTTTGTATCAGACTGGTTCCTCTCCTCCCCAGTCTGACTGCAGAGATGCTAAAAACCATAGTAGCAAAGGTCAACTGTGGCATTTACCAAATAAT AGTTCAAGGCTTGAACATGGCATTTGAGAACATGCCTTTGAGTTCTCAGAAGGACATCACGCTTGTTCTGGTGAATTACCTGAAGCAGTCTCAGAAACTCAATGGTTCAG GCACACCTTGCAAATCGGACACTAATAATTCCAATGCTTGGCTTTTGATCAACTTCGGCAAATTCTACATCCATGTCAATCTGGATGATCTGCAGCTGCTCAATCCTGATTTGATTAAG AATACGACCCAAGTCTCTTATCTGAACATCAGTTCTGAAGCACTTCAGAACGCAGATATGATGAAAGTGGTTTTTGACCGTCTGAAGGAAGGCAATGCTTTGAAGAACGTTCAAGAGTTCCTGACGGCTCTTTCTAACGTCTCAAAG ACGATACAAATAAATCCTGTGGTGAGGGACTTCATGATGAATCAGACATTTGGTATAATCAGTGCTCAGTTCTCCCAGTTCTCCAGAGCTGATTGGAATGACTGGTTTTGTATCAGACTGGTTCCTCTCCTCCCCAGTCTGACTGCAGATATGCTAAAAACCATAGTAGCAAAGGTCGACTGTGGCGTTTACCAAATAAT AGTTCAAGGCTTGAACATGGCATTTGAGAACATGCCTTTGAGTTCTCAGAAGGACATCACCCTTGTTCTGGTGAATTACCTGAAGCAGTCTCAGAAACTCAATGGTTCAG GCACACCTTGCAAATCGGACACTAATAATTCCAATGCTTGGCTTTTGATCAACTTCGGCAAATTCTACATCCATGTTAATCTGGTTGATCTACAGCTGCTCAATCCTGATTTGATTAAG AATACGACCCAAGTCTCTTATCTGAACATCAGTTCTGAAGCACTTCAGAACGCAGATATGATGAAAGTGGTTTTTCACCGTCTGAAGGAAGGCAATGCTTTGAAGAACGTTCAAGATTTCCTGACGGCTCTTTCTAACGTCTCAAAG ACGATACAAATAAATCCTGCGGTGAGGGACTTCATGATGAATCAGACATTTGGTATAATCAGTGCTCAGTTCTCCCAGTTCTCCAGAGCTGATTGGAATGACTGGTTTTGTATCAGACTGGTTCCTCTCCTCCCCAGTCTGACTGCAGAGATGCTAAAAACCATAGTAGCAAAGGTCGACTGTGGCGTTTACCAAATAAT AGTTCAAGGCTTGAACATGGCATTTGAGAACATGCCTTTGAGTTCTCAGAAGGACATCACCCTTGTTCTGGTGAATTACCTGAAGCAGTCTCAGAAACTCAATGGTTCAG GCACACCTTGCAAATCAGACACTAATAATTCCAATGCTTGGCTTTTGATCAACTTTGGCAAATTCTACATCCATGCTAATCTGGTTGATCTACAGCTGCTCAATCCTGATTTGATTAAG AATACGACCCAAGTCTCTTATCTGAACATCAGTTCTGAAGCACTTCAGAACGCAGATATGATGAAAGTGGTTTTTGATCGTCTGAAGGAAGGCAATGCTTTGAAGAATGTTCAAGATTTCCTGTCGGCTCTTTCTGACGTCTCAAAG ACGATACAAATAAATCCTGTGGTGAGGGACTTCATGATGAATCAGACATTTGGTATAATCAGTGCTCAGTTCTCCCAGTTCTCCAGAGCTGATTGGAATGACTGGTTTTGTATCAGACTGGTTCCTCTACTCCCCAGTCTGACTGGAGAGATGTTAAAAACCATAGTAGCGAAGGTCGACTGTGGAGTTTACCAAATAAT TGTTAAAGGCTTGAACATGGCATTTGAGAACATGCCTTTGAGTTCTCAGAAGAACATCACACTTGTTTTGTTGAATTACCTGAAGAATTCCTGGAAACTCAGTGGTTCAG ACTCACGTTGTGGATCTGACACCATTACCTCCACGGATTGGCTTTTGGCAAACTTTGGCAAATACTGTGTCCATGTAAGTTTGGAAGATCTACAGTCAATCAATCCTGAGTTTTCTAAG CTTCCATCGCTGGGACTGTTCAAGGAGTCTCAGGTCTACTACCTGAACATAAGTGGATCTGGATCCAGTCAGAACACAGATATGATCAAAGCTGTTTTTGACCAGATAAAGGAAGGCAATGCTTTGACAAATCTTCAGCAGTTTTTGGGGGCTTTTGCAAATAGCTCAAAG ACAGTACAACTGCAACCTGCGCTGACTGACTTAATGATGAATCAGACGTTTGGCATAATCAGCAGTTATTTCTCAAGCTTTTCCAGAGCTGAGTGGGATGACTGGTTTTGTGTTAAACTGGTTCCTCTTTTCCCCAGTTTGACTTCAGAAATGCTAAAAACAATATTAGCAAAGGTCGACTGCAGCACTTACCAAATAAT TGTTAAAGGGCTGGACATGGCTTTTGACAAAATGTCTCTGAGTAAACAGAAGGACATCACACTAGTTTTGATGAATTACATGAAACAGTCTCAGAAAGTCAGTGGATCAg gctTACCCTGTAGATCCGATACCAATACTTCCACTGCCTGGCTTTTGGTAAACTTTGGCAAATTCTCTATCCATGCAAGTTCGGACGATCTGCAGTCACTCAGTCCTGATTTTTCTAAG GTTCCATCACTGGGATTATATAATGTGTCTCAAGTCTATTATCTGAACATGAGTTCTGAAGCACTTCAAAACACAGATGCGATAAAAGTGGTTTTTGACCGTTTGAAGGAAGGTGATGCTTTGAAGAATCTTCAAGCGTTTTTGGCGGCTCTTGCTAACAGCTCAAAG ACTTTACAATCACAACCCTTGGCGAGGGACTTCATAATGAATCAGACATTTGGCATAATCAGCAGTCGATTCTCCAACTTCTCAAGAGCTGATTGGAATGACTGGTTTTGTAGTAAACTGGTTCCTCTCCTCCCCAGTCTGACTGGAAATATGTTAAAATCTACATTAACAAAGGTCGACTGTGGCGTTTACCAAATAAT TGTTAAAGGACTGAACATGACATATGAGAACATGAGTGGGAGTAAACAGAAGGAAATCACACTTGCTTTGGTGAATTACCTGAAGGACATGCAGAAAATCAATAGTTCAG GTATACCTTGCAGCTCCACCACTAACACTTACACTGACTGGGTTTTAGCCAACTTTGGCAAATACTCCACCAGTGTGAGTCAGGAAGATCTGCAGTTGCTTAATAAAGGTTTCTTTAAG atGACATAA